From one Enterococcus sp. DIV2402 genomic stretch:
- the leuD gene encoding 3-isopropylmalate dehydratase small subunit, translated as MEPFTVYEGKTVPFMNDNLDTDQILPKTYLKLIEKTGFGEFLFDDWRYIKGRKPNPDFILNFPEYSEASILISGDNFGGGSSREHAVWAISNYGFRAVIAGSFGDIFYMNSLKNGLLPISLPRPALEQLAALTPTDKITIDLPNQKVVSGENEYSFDIDSTWKHKMLNGLDEIGITLKEDEAITAYEKTIPAYWQ; from the coding sequence ATGGAACCTTTTACAGTCTATGAGGGGAAAACAGTTCCCTTTATGAATGATAATTTAGATACGGACCAAATTTTACCGAAAACATACCTAAAGTTAATTGAAAAAACAGGCTTTGGAGAATTTTTGTTTGATGATTGGCGGTATATCAAAGGCAGAAAACCAAACCCAGATTTTATCTTAAACTTTCCAGAATATAGTGAAGCGTCTATTTTGATTTCAGGTGATAATTTTGGTGGAGGGTCTTCTCGGGAACATGCGGTTTGGGCGATTTCAAACTATGGTTTTCGTGCAGTCATTGCTGGAAGCTTCGGTGATATTTTTTATATGAATTCGTTAAAAAATGGGTTATTGCCAATTTCTTTGCCACGACCTGCACTTGAACAGCTTGCTGCACTTACTCCAACGGATAAAATTACGATTGACTTACCTAATCAAAAAGTTGTTTCTGGTGAAAATGAATATTCATTTGACATTGACTCAACTTGGAAGCACAAAATGTTAAACGGATTAGATGAGATTGGAATCACGCTAAAAGAAGACGAAGCTATCACAGCTTATGAGAAAACTATTCCGGCTTATTGGCAATAA